The following proteins are encoded in a genomic region of Euzebyales bacterium:
- a CDS encoding sulfite exporter TauE/SafE family protein, with protein MPELGADAIALLVAGAALAGAVNAVAGGGSLISFPALLAVGYPALTANITNTVALCPGYVGGTIGYRRELSGQRGRVIALSVTSIAGALTGSFLLLVSSRALFDRIVPWLILLACGLLAVQDVLGRFVRRRVGAVEHDAAWTRWAPLLAIQFVAASYGAYFGAGLGIMMLATLGIFISDTLQRLNALKGVMSLVINVVAAVYFALLAEVVWLAVAVMAVASLVGGRIGVAMARRLNDRALRWLVVVFGVGVAVRLMVPA; from the coding sequence ATGCCTGAGCTCGGAGCCGACGCGATCGCGCTGCTCGTCGCCGGCGCGGCCCTCGCCGGTGCGGTGAACGCGGTCGCGGGCGGCGGCTCGCTCATCTCGTTCCCAGCGCTGCTCGCCGTCGGGTACCCGGCGCTGACCGCGAACATCACGAACACGGTCGCGCTGTGCCCCGGCTACGTCGGTGGCACGATCGGCTACCGCCGCGAGCTGAGCGGCCAGCGCGGTCGCGTAATCGCGTTGTCGGTGACCAGCATCGCCGGGGCGCTGACAGGCTCCTTCCTGCTTCTGGTCAGCTCACGGGCGCTGTTCGATCGCATCGTGCCGTGGCTGATCCTGCTGGCGTGCGGGCTGCTGGCCGTGCAGGACGTGCTGGGCCGGTTCGTCCGCCGCAGGGTCGGCGCCGTCGAGCATGACGCCGCCTGGACGCGCTGGGCGCCGTTGCTGGCGATCCAGTTCGTGGCTGCGAGCTACGGCGCGTACTTCGGGGCCGGCCTCGGGATCATGATGCTGGCCACCCTGGGGATCTTCATCTCCGACACGCTGCAGCGGCTGAACGCGCTCAAGGGTGTGATGTCACTTGTCATCAACGTCGTCGCCGCGGTGTACTTCGCGCTGCTCGCAGAGGTCGTGTGGCTCGCCGTGGCCGTGATGGCGGTCGCCAGCCTGGTGGGTGGTCGCATCGGCGTGGCGATGGCCAGGAGACTCAACGACCGCGCGCTGCGGTGGCTGGTCGTGGTCTTCGGGGTCGGCGTCGCCGTCCGGCTGATGGTGCCGGCATGA